From a single Apium graveolens cultivar Ventura chromosome 2, ASM990537v1, whole genome shotgun sequence genomic region:
- the LOC141687513 gene encoding uncharacterized protein LOC141687513 has protein sequence MDVYQVPDLARCRLLAATFREGAQQWFQELGPGVITSLEQMKILFLTQFQAAVQYTPPVTTLTNVKQKEGESLTSYFKRFNTESTLVRGATDETLKILLIAGLRVGTYFWKHLQGKDPVSLADVLAQAESFKAIEQSLAKTKNNDNTHNSKGRAKRRDRSASPDYRRNARSPNMVNDVNVRRELSPPSNYEKRVSNYTPLAASIDHIFEVNKDRGIFKKPDHLTLWQIRDKKKYCEYHESTGHDTHECRHLKDEIEELIKAGYLGEWNDKVKRRRGSDDKGKDERHPPQAEDVEKQWRLSSKELVVLGKILGDTHLLVIVIGH, from the coding sequence ATGGATGTGTATCAGGTACCTGACTTGGCACGATGCCGTCTTCTGGCGGCCACCTTTAGAGAAGGCGCTCAACAATGGTTCCAAGAACTTGGTCCAGGGGTGATCACATCATTGGAACAGATGAAAATCTTATTTCTGACTCAGTTCCAGGCTGCAGTGCAGTATACGCCGCCTGTTACCACACTGACCAATGTGAAACAGAAGGAAGGGGAAAGCTTGACTTCGTATTTCAAAAGGTTCAACACGGAGTCTACCTTGGTGAGAGGCGCAACTGATGAGACACTGAAAATACTTCTTATAGCTGGTCTGCGCGTGGGAACATATTTCTGGAAACACCTCCAAGGAAAGGACCCTGTATCATTAGCTGATGTACTTGCGCAGGCAGAATCCTTCAAAGCGATTGAGCAATCACTTGCAAAGACAAAGAATAATGATAATACCCACAACTCCAAGGGACGAGCTAAGAGGAGAGACAGATCTGCGAGTCCAGATTATCGGCGGAATGCTCGAAGCCCTAATATGGTGAATGACGTGAACGTGCGGAGAGAGTTGAGCCCACCGTCGAATTATGAAAAGAGGGTGAGCAATTACACTCCGCTGGCAGCATCCATTGATCACATCTTTGAGGTAAATAAGGATAGAGGAATCTTCAAGAAGCCAGACCATTTGACTTTATGGCAGATTAGAGACAAGAAAAAATACTGCGAATACCATGAGTCTACCGGTCACGACACCCACGAGTGTCGTcacctaaaagatgaaattgaagagTTGATCAAGGCTGGATATCTGGGGGAGTGGAATGACAAGGTGAAACGACGCAGAGGAAGTGACGACAAGGGGAAAGATGAAAGGCATCCCCCACAGGCGGAGGACGTGGAAAAACAGTGGAGGTTAAGTTCCAAAGAGCTGGTAGTATTAGGGAAAATTTTGGGGGACACCCATTTGTTGGTGATAGTAATTGGGCATTAG